TTCCTGctcccaaaaataaaaaaattgaatttttctcTCTAGAAAATGTTCTCTAAGTTAGTGAGATAAGACCCACACTGTTCTTTTCTAATTAAGAAATGACTTAATtagatatttataaataaaaaatttcattgataaaaatataacaaataaatacaaaagtaatttttttttatattatgtaaattaaatttttaatttttttaaactatgattgaattaattaaattaaaccgtGAAAACTATTAAACTAACtgaatatttttaacaaaattaactgAAATAAATAGGTAAATAAGAGAAACGTGCAATTTTAATCTTCATTTCTCATTTCTGAATTTTGACCttcatgatatttttattttaagtgaTAAAtgactttattaaaaaaatgacgaaataaactttttttaacaGATTTATTTTATCACTGTCTTCGTTGTTAGAGACAACAAATAATGttgtatataataatttattcaatttagacatgaataatttattttaattaaaaattaaatattataaaaatttataaatcaaatttatcatCAATGCTGTGTGTGTCACGAGAAATTAAGTTcgccaaaattataaaccattcATTTATCGCATGACATGTAACAATAgtaattaatgtgatatttattaattggtTATGACATTTATTATTGACACGTGTCACACGATAAATGAATGGTTATACATGCAAATAATGTTGACACAAGTATTTTTCGTGTATCGCGTATTGTCAACATCAACATAAGCAAAGGGGAAccaaatttttcttttctaaaatttattttatcattatagtatggttatttatataaattttaatatttaattttaataatgatttaatttaatttttataatgatttaatttaattttttaaaacattatattgtaaattacatttttttttaatttttagcatTATATTAGCACATTTATATTGAgacattattttatataaaatagcGCTGTTTTTTTACACACtttatagttttatatttaGTGAAAAACAATTACATACTATATAATTTAAAagcataaaaagttaaaatgtgcAATACtatatttaaaagaataaaataaattactataaaaaataaaatgttaaaatataatctGCAAATAATCgtttttttgtataaattaaatatcgaATTAAATATAAAGgtctaaattatatatatatatatatatatatatatatatatatatatatatatatatatatatatatttagcgTATAAATTCAGTGGAGTTAAATTTTGTTGTCACCAGTGCCAATGGTATATTAAAGTTTACCGAGTTGGTAAGGCACTCTTCTagtttaagtgaggtcgcgggttcaaaccgtactcatgtatgcagccgtttaaaatttggggccAGAGTTTAcctcccgcaagggacctacaCGGCTCAAGTagagattagtctgaatgtggaaggatTAAAGGTGCCAtctcatagttgagacccgttcaggaaacctcatggactctgtaccaaaaaaaaatttaccgAGTTCAACCATGGAGTCACGACTCGTGTCATTCTGCTTGCTTATGTATCCAACAAGCGTGTCATTACCATGCAACTATCTCCTCCTGCTTTGCCGCGTCTGTATCCTTACGTGTTGCCTTTTCCTCATTGCTCACCGTCACAACTCTGCTATAAAAAACCTAATGGATAGCCTGGGTTCAGTCTGAAAAAGCCAAAGCAGTGAAGAAATCAAGTAAGCAAAGTGAGAAAAATGGCGTCAGGTCAAGAACGAGCCGATCTCGACGAGAAGGCTAGACGAGGAGAGACAGTTGTTCCTGGTGGAACTGGTGGTAAGAGTCTTGAAGCCCAAGAGCATCTTGCTGAAGGTATAATTAACTTCATTTCAtccatttttttctcttttgttAATTTCTTGTGTTGAAGTTAAATCTGAGCTGTGGGGGTTGGTTATAGGCCGGAGCCGTGGCGGACAGACGAGGAGGGAGCAGCTAGGGACTGAAGGGTACAAGGAGCTTGGCCATAAAGGAGGTGAGACTCGAAGGGATCAGATAGGGATTGAAGGGTATCAGGAGATGGGCCGTAAAGGCGGACTCAGTACTATGGAGAAGTCTGGTGGAGAACGAGCTGAGGAGGAAGGGGTTGACATTGACGAGTCAAAATACAAGACTCGGAGCTCAGCCTAGCTTTTGTAGCTTGTTGGTTTTTAGTTCTAGTTTGTTAATGTAGAAGTTCATGCAAGCCTGGAAACAAGGGAGTGTTACGTGTGTATGTTAAGACTTATGTGTCTTTAAATTCTGTGTAGTGTTCAAAAACTTTGTAGTTTGACTCTAAAATAATGAAGTACTTCTATTAGTAATATCTCAGAATTTTACAGTCCATGTTCTTAAAATGGTAGAACATGAATTTCAAAATTGACTGGCAACAGCAGCAAGATTTATGAACTGAACTGATATCAGCAAGTGAAACCTATCATAAGGAAAATGCTTAAAACCATTATTGTCATCAAGAAAAGGTTTATGGTTATTCAATAAAATATGAAGAGCACCacaatttctaattttttcagTGTAAAATGTTGCAGATAAAAAGCTGTATACAGTTCCTTTTTTTGCtgttatcattttatttttatacattacTCATTCTTGGGAAGATATCTTAAGCAGATAAGACCTGGAAATTCCATGTCAGATTGATTTGAGAGGGAGAGGTGGCATGCAGAGAATCATGGTTATCTAGTCGTATGACGAACGCAAAATCATATACATATTCATCACCACCGATCAGTGCATGTgaaattcatattaaaaattgCTGAGTTCAACCATCAAATATCAATACAGGACACGTCTCATTCTCTTTACTGTTTTTGCAGCGTCTGAATCCTTACGTGGCGCTTGCTTCTTCCTTTTGTTTCCTTACTCAGCGTCATAATCCTGCTATATAAAATAGCTGCATGTTTCACTTTAGTAAACCAAAAGGGATCAGACGAACGGAAGCATTTCAAAGTGAGATTAATGGCTACTGATCAAGAACGAGCTCAGCTTAACGAAAGGGCTAAACGAGGAGAGACTGTTGTTCCTGGAGGAACTGGTGGTTTGAGTCTTGAAGCCCAAGAGCACCTTGCTGAAGGCAAGTTTGTTtctaattttttgttctttcatTAGTCGTTCTAAATCTTCAATAATGCTTTTGTGCTGCGCTTAATTGTAGGCCGGAGCCGCGGCGGGCAGACACGAAAGGAGCAGCTGGGGAGCGAAGGGTATCAGGAGATGGGTCGCAAAGGTGGACTCAGTACTACTGAGAAATCTGGTGGAGAACGTGCTGCTGAAGAAGGAGTTGAAATTGACGAGTCCAAGTATAAAACTCAGGGCTAGGATCTTTGTCTTGTAACACTAATAATAGTAGTGATATGTATATTCTGCAGTTAGTTCTGGTTTGTTTctttaaactgtttttgatcTATAGTTAGTTTATAACCTCATCATgactgtttttttgtttttgtgtatAAGGTCTAATGCATTATGAAATATAGATGACCACTTTTATTTGAATGAACAATGATGTGTCAAACATGATACTAGCTCCTATCCTTTTTTGCTTAAGCTGAAAAGAAGATTTAACGTTTATGAGCAAagcaaaaaaaattggaattacTCGACTAAACCTTAAATTACCCTTACAAAAATTggtaaaattgttaaaaagttatGTTTTGGACAAGGAGTTGTGGAGAGACCATATCATAGAGACAGCATACGAGGAAGCTTTGACCGTAGGGATGTCTGGTGCTGCTTCTAGTGGCTAGTTGCTAAGGCGGTGACCAATAAACCAAGCACGAGAAATGGTTGTGCGCTGGCCTGAAAACACAGGAGATCATGTATCATGATTTGATTCGGACACTCATAAATAAGTTTATCTCAGTATTAAAATTTACCTGATATTTAACATCGTATTTGACAGGGTCCTTCAGAAAATACTGAAACTGAAATGCGCATAAATTACTCCAACATTAGCACAGAATAAATCAATCTTCAAGACATTAGATTGAACATTTAAGAAGCATAATTCTTTACCTGGAAAACAACTTGTGGAATTATCAAAGCAAATAGGGCCAAGGCGTAGTAAGGTTTACCAGCTCCTAGTAGATATCCTACATTCACAGAACGAACGAGTATGAAAGCGCTGCACAAATAATACTACAGAGGGGGTGTGCATCAACCGATACAGAAACTGTTTAAGCAGAAAGGACATACCAGCAACAGAGATCTGAGTTATGTCAATGGCGCCTACACAAATCCACTTGGCAGTTTCAGCACCAAAAGCTACTGGAAGTGACTGCTCGAACAGAAACACCAAAACAGAGTTACAACCAGcaaaattatgaattaaaagCTAAGCACCAACACGGGTGAGACGAGATAGTATCGACCTGAAGACCCATTGCTCTATCTCCTTCGATACTTTTGAAGTCGTTTACAATTGCAATACCCAGCTGAAACGTTGAATAAGTTCAAGTAAATAATCTGGTCAGGGGTGATAATTCAATATAAAGAAATTTCATTGAGCTCATACCCCAGCCATGCTGTATAAGAGAGTGAGAACAATTATGTCCGGCGTAAGGGTCCCAAACAAAGCTTGACCAGCCCACCTATCAAATACAGATTGATTTCAGAAGCTCAGGGAAAGCTTGAATCTAATTTTTATTGTGATGATACTGTATACTTTACTTCCTCTATTAGGAAGATAgttgaaaaataaattccttAGCTATATTGCACTAAAGCTTCTCAAGTATTACGTTTTCTTAGGTTCCAGCATTCTTTTGTTTCCGATTCTGAAAATGCTTTTATTCTTATAAAAGAGTATTGTTTTttccatttttcattttaacatttATCGTTTCAGTATTTTGTTTTCCATAGTCCATACTATATAGTCTCTCAGAGGCCCTTCCAAGAAAACTTGGACAATGCATAGGGTGAAAAGTAACCAAAACCTCAAGCAGACACAGAATCCTCACAGAACAAACAACATGCTGACCACTTGATATATGACTTGCCATAAGTGGTTCTATAAGCAAATAAAGTTCTTATATATTGAAAGATTTTTTTAGGATTGAGGTGTCTTTGGGCTTTCTTTCTTAAGGCacttttatttgaataaaagtGATGTTATTAATATGGATGGGCTAGCAAGTGAAGTAGATCTCAGTTACAACTTAGCAGTTCTATCAAAGATCAGAGAAAGGGATGATCTCGCACCATGGCAAACTGATATAGCTAGCCCCCAGCGCAAAATTTCCGATCCATCCATTTTGTTTCAGCTGCAATGGTATTTCCAAATTAGTCAGTCTTCTAgcatttttcttttatcttttgtttGTGCAACTAAAATGTAAGATGGTTTGTCTTGAAAGAGAGTGCACTACCTTCAGGGGTGGTGCTGAGTAGATGTACGACAGTAAGGATCCACCCAAAGCAAGGTAAAATATTATGGGGAAATCATGTCCGGCCTAGAAAGTACATGGATTCAGTATTCAGGGCCTGGTGTTATTCTTATAAACGAAAGAAACATGAATCAACCATTTAGTTTACATACCCACACATCCAATAAACCACCCAAGCCTAGCCCCCCAAGAAGCAGCACCCATATTTGGGTGATAACCTGCAGCAAGTTTCAAGAGAGATGTAAGAGACTATGCAGTTCTTGAagcttttttgtttttgaaaaccaATTCTCGTAGGTTTAATATATGAAGTTTGTAAGAGAAGTTAATTGCGTTATGAACCTCGCTCTCAGAAATAGCCCCTGAAGGAATTGGACGGTATGGTTCATTTATAGCATCTATTTCTCGGTCATAATAATCATTGATTGTCTGGAAAATGAAGAAATTGTTAGCATGGATCAGTGAGTCAAAGACAGACAAAGATACAAATTACTTTGAGATCTCTGATACAAACCTGTGTGTATCCAGTAAGGAATGGGCCAGACATCATCATGCAAGCAATTGATTTAGCAACGTCTTCCAAATTCCAGTGGAAGTTCCCTACCAAACCAAAATGAACAATAGTAAGATTAGCAATGACCCTAAATTCACCAGCTGCACAAGGAATGACcacaaaaatgtgaaactgCAGGAGTATTCCGGCAGCTTGGAGTCAACATGCCATATATTAAGAGATATTACAAATCAAGTGATcagaaaatttaatttctttatgaATATGTACTGAGAATACCTGAAGCAGCAGCTCCACAAACTACTCCCCAGACCAATGGAGGCCAAGTAACAGGTTTTGTGAGTTGCAGACGGATCTTCCATTTGTTCTGCAGATTGAAGCTTCACAGTCAGCAAATACCTTTGGCgttgatttttttctttccaacttttaaacatttgaatttcagACGACACATTTATAGGAGAAGGAAATAAAAATCAGAAACTTGTTCTGGAAAAATTCTAGTTCCCATGGTACATTATTTCCCTTTGATTATTATCTTTCTACCTGTAAGCGATGAGAAACATGAATGttataatttcaaaacgtttttggGTGAGTTCACATACACTAACATTTTGCATGAATTCAACCTTGTTTCTAAAAAATGTTGCTCATTTCATTGAAATGCATATGATAGCGCTTTAATGACAATTCTCAAAGCCTGTTTGCTCACTTTAAAGACCATGTACGATAGACAGTTGCTTTGCTTCTTTGGACAATAATTTCAGCACAAGAGGATGGCCATTTCAAGAAACATTTTTTACCCTTATAGTTGTATAATCATGAGAACCTATGACTTTGACACAAATAACATTACGGGCTGGATACCAATTCCAGAATATGGAGTAACCACTTGAAAACAAATATTGTGAAGATATAAAAGTTTACGATTCTCATATATGTCATGCACTATTAGTATTGAAAATTATACTGCCGATTGATATGCGAAGTGCCATAAGTTCTTCTAGTCTACATTAGTCCCTCCACATAAATTTCTACCAATTGACAAGGTAAGCTGTTAACACTTGTTTATGCTGCTcttaaattcaaaagttttcTATTCCAGTTATCGAACAAAACAATGAAGCGAAAACGCATAAGTTATGCAATTAAGCGAAAACACGAAATTTAAACACTTCTTTGTGCCAAACTGTAACCTTGATGAGGAATCTTATACTAAACTACAAAGTCagaaattgttttgttttaataaaaccaaagcaaaaatataaaatacttttATCCGATACACACAAAACA
This region of Mercurialis annua linkage group LG1-X, ddMerAnnu1.2, whole genome shotgun sequence genomic DNA includes:
- the LOC126665025 gene encoding protein SLE1; translated protein: MASGQERADLDEKARRGETVVPGGTGGKSLEAQEHLAEGRSRGGQTRREQLGTEGYKELGHKGGETRRDQIGIEGYQEMGRKGGLSTMEKSGGERAEEEGVDIDESKYKTRSSA
- the LOC126665367 gene encoding em-like protein GEA6, whose amino-acid sequence is MATDQERAQLNERAKRGETVVPGGTGGLSLEAQEHLAEGRSRGGQTRKEQLGSEGYQEMGRKGGLSTTEKSGGERAAEEGVEIDESKYKTQG
- the LOC126665366 gene encoding chlorophyll synthase, chloroplastic; translation: MASSLHTVLSISTSSSSSSRSVYTNRVRRLPAHSLVTPLSVSLSRRRLSIRATETDANEVKPQAPDKAPASSGGGSSFNQLLGIKGAAQETNKWKIRLQLTKPVTWPPLVWGVVCGAAASGNFHWNLEDVAKSIACMMMSGPFLTGYTQTINDYYDREIDAINEPYRPIPSGAISESEVITQIWVLLLGGLGLGGLLDVWAGHDFPIIFYLALGGSLLSYIYSAPPLKLKQNGWIGNFALGASYISLPWWAGQALFGTLTPDIIVLTLLYSMAGLGIAIVNDFKSIEGDRAMGLQSLPVAFGAETAKWICVGAIDITQISVAGYLLGAGKPYYALALFALIIPQVVFQFQYFLKDPVKYDVKYQASAQPFLVLGLLVTALATSH